The following coding sequences lie in one Periophthalmus magnuspinnatus isolate fPerMag1 chromosome 24, fPerMag1.2.pri, whole genome shotgun sequence genomic window:
- the sh3bgrl2 gene encoding SH3 domain-binding glutamic acid-rich-like protein 2 yields the protein MVVKVYIASSSGSVAIKKNQQDVVGFLEANRINFQEIDITMLEKERLWMYNNIPKHRQPEKGRPVPPQIFNEDRYCGDYEDFFHSKENNTVFAFLGLKSKPSIKDSES from the exons ATGGTAGTAAAGGTTTACATCGCATCTTCATCTGGCTCTGTCGCG ATAAAAAAGAATCAGCAGGACGTGGTAGGCTTTCTCGAGGCCAATCGGATCAACTTTCAGGAGATAGACATCACGATGTTGGAAAAAGAGCGACTGTGGATGTACAACAACATTCCCAAACACAGGCAGCCGGAGAAGGGGAGACCTGTGCCTCCACAGATCTTCAATGAGGATCGATACTGTGGG GACTATGAAGACTTCTTCCATTCCAAGGAAAACAACACAGTGTTTGCATTTTTGGGCCTCAAGTCAAAACCCTCCATAAAA GATTCTGAGTCCTGA
- the LOC117393062 gene encoding deleted in malignant brain tumors 1 protein-like isoform X2 yields the protein MIFTSSEKNLFYWFIGFLSLPLVTECDKIRLVGPSRCSGRVEILHENTWGTVCDDQWSISNAEVTCRELSCGTVLETKAGAFFGQGKDQIWLDDVQCSGHESSILKCLHRPFGEHNCGHGEDAGVICSEYLRLVNGSNHCSGRVEIFRNGHWKRVCSLDWGEKEASIICKELHCGPPDLSQTLLFGAAAVEGGVKTSCAGNETSFSKCSHQELQERCVDATVVCSNRKPIRVVNGTTRCSGRVEIYHAGQWGTICDDHWGMQEANVACRELDCGNAVAVKYKAFYGKGTDQVWMDDIDCTGRENALSECPHRGFGENDCDHNEDAGLVCSESVRLINGTDRCSGRLEVFHNGQWSKICNSNWGSTQAKIVCRELECGAPQQLHETLNFGDSGAQRGYTASCSGSVDSISQCRIQESRGSCDGVFLSCAGVQPLRLANGTGRCSGRVEVFHDGQWGTVCDDMWDIHEAEVVCRAMDCGSAQMVTFSAFFGQGDGNIWLDDLNCLGNESSLVHCQHPSFGENNCGHGEDAGVICSENIRLTNGTDQCSGQVEIYHNEMWSAAVNVNWGMNEGTVICREMNCGDALSVSASGSRNELLGGVKVSCSGRESAVTECTLRQYTRTGSGHLGQASVVCSGNVKLMDGPNRCAGRVEVYKNGQWGNVCGESWDLNDASVVCQQLKCGKEHRISTAPDYGHGSGQVWVEQIECSGRETAISQCPQNPFVDRTCNITSLAGLVCSDSLNVRLAEGSDACSGRVEVLSGAVWATVCDVDWTLEKAEVVCETIECGYAVNAPGEAHFNPGTGLVIDSINPCFTNKTNLQNCVKNGFKTSTCGHERDAGVVCAASIRVVGGSNSCSGRVEIFHKGQWGTVCDDDWTLQNAKVVCRQLGCGQELSALTNAHFGAGEGPIWLDNVECTGDELALSQCTHPNYGINNCGHNEDASVICLGALHKPQLTLSPGPEVNWGDRVEMTCTVVTEQLGGTFVLSNSQGSWKTEKFSESEAAVFVLPKVNFTQKGSYFCEFKKKLQNQVISFPQSNVVDLTVKIKLEKPSITLTSPHAMLIYSPEKLSIKKGDYFFITCSVHSTYPGGYFYLTKSNTSRSEPKAAFGHSIFYMANFEFPSIQYEHQGLYSCVYAMNISSQSFFSDESKTIQVTVVDGSSSSTVSGIIAGVVVLVIVLVIGYMLWRRRRWGAGTMVTFNNKLDGAIQQNMEERRNRPLDNRHPGAQTHREFNRVLEDKNAEVDLDNTVERVPEDLAGRVCYELEPLVTP from the exons ATGATCTTTACTTCGTCTGAAAAGAACttattttattggtttattg GTTTTCTAAGTCTGCCACTAGTTACAG AGTGTGACAAAATCCGGCTGGTGGGACCTTCAAGGTGCTCTGGTAGAGTGGAGATCTTACATGAGAATACCTGGGGTACCGTGTGTGACGACCAGTGGAGCATCTCCAATGCAGAGGTGACGTGTCGAGAGCTGAGCTGTGGAACGGTGCTGGAAACCAAAGCTGGGGCCTTCTTTGGGCAGGGGAAAGACCAGATCTGGTTGGACGATGtgcagtgttctggacatgAGTCTTCTATCCTCAAGTGTCTCCACAGACCCTTTGGGGAACACAACTGTGGCCATGGAGAAGATGCAGGAGTCATCTGTTCAG AATATTTGCGACTGGTGAATGGCAGTAACCACTGCAGTGGTCGAGTGGAAATCTTCCGTAACGGCCATTGGAAGAGGGTGTGCTCATTGGACTGGGGGGAGAAGGAGGCAAGTATCATCTGTAAGGAGCTGCACTGTGGTCCTCCTGATCTTTCTCAAACACTCCTCTTTGGAGCTGCAGCCGTAGAAGGCGGAGTCAAAACCAGCTGTGCAGGAAACGAGACCTCTTTCTCCAAGTGCAGTCATCAAGAACTGCAGGAACGCTGTGTGGATGCTACTGTTGTTTGCTCAA ACCGTAAACCAATCCGAGTGGTCAATGGAACCACCAGGTGCTCGGGTCGAGTTGAGATCTACCATGCTGGACAGTGGGGCACCATCTGTGATGATCACTGGGGCATGCAGGAGGCCAATGTAGCCTGCCGGGAGTTAGACTGTGGAAATGCAGTGGCGGTCAAATACAAAGCATTCTATGGCAAGGGCACTGACCAGGTTTGGATGGATGATATTGACTGCACTGGGAGGGAAAATGCTCTGTCTGAGTGTCCACACAGAGGTTTTGGGGAGAATGACTGTGACCACAATGAAGATGCAGGTCTAGTATGCTCGG AATCAGTCAGACTGATCAACGGCACTGACCGCTGTTCTGGCAGATTGGAAGTTTTTCATAATGGTCAATGGAGCAAGATCTGCAACAGTAACTGGGGCAGCACCCAAGCTAAGATAGTGTGCAGGGAACTGGAATGTGGAGCCCCTCAACAGCTTCATGAAACTCTGAATTTTGGAGACAGTGGGGCACAAAGAGGTTACACAGCCAGCTGCTCTGGAAGTGTGGACTCAATCTCTCAATGCAGAATACAGGAGAGCAGAGGGTCCTGTGATGGAGTTTTTCTGTCATGTGCAG GTGTGCAGCCCTTGAGGCTGGCCAATGGTACTGGCCGCTGCTCTGGCCGAGTGGAGGTGTTTCATGATGGTCAGTGGGGAACTGTGTGCGATGACATGTGGGACATACATGAGGCTGAGGTTGTGTGCCGCGCCATGGACTGCGGCTCTGCTCAGATGGTCACATTCAGCGCCTTCTTTGGCCAGGGTGATGGGAACATCTGGCTCGATGACTTGAACTGTTTGGGAAATGAGTCCTCTCTTGTGCACTGTCAGCACCCTTCTTTTGGAGAAAATAACTGTGGTCACGGGGAAGATGCTGGTGTTATCTGCTCAG AAAATATCCGACTGACCAATGGGACAGACCAGTGCTCTGGCCAAGTGGAGATCTACCATAATGAGATGTGGTCCGCTGCTGTGAATGTAAACTGGGGAATGAATGAGGGTACGGTGATTTGTAGAGAAATGAACTGTGGGGACGCTTTGTCTGTGTCGGCGTCTGGGTCTCGCAATGAGCTGCTGGGAGGTGTCAAAGTCAGCTGCAGTGGCAGAGAGAGTGCTGTCACTGAGTGCACACTCCGACAGTACACCAGGACTGGCAGTGGCCATCTTGGACAGGCCTCTGTAGTTTGTTCAG GTAATGTAAAATTAATGGATGGGCCCAATCGCTGCGCTGGCAGAGTGGAGGTGTACAAAAATGGCCAGTGGGGTAACGTGTGTGGGGAGTCATGGGACCTGAATGACGCCTCAGTGGTCTGCCAGCAGCTCAAGTGTGGGAAAGAACACAGGATCAGCACCGCTCCGGACTACGGCCATGGGTCAGGGCAGGTCTGGGTGGAGCAGATCGAGTGTAGTGGGCGAGAGACAGCCATATCTCAGTGTCCACAAAATCCATTTGTAGACAGGACCTGCAACATAACCTCACTGGCTGGATTGGTTTGTTCTG ACAGCTTGAACGTTCGTTTGGCTGAAGGAAGCGACGCTTGCTCTGGGAGGGTGGAGGTGCTGTCTGGTGCAGTTTGGGCGACCGTTTGTGATGTGGATTGGACACTTGAGAAAGCAGAGGTGGTGTGTGAGACCATTGAGTGTGGATACGCCGTGAATGCACCCGGGGAAGCCCACTTTAACCCAGGAACAGGGCTCGTTATAGACTCCATCAACCCATGTTTTACAAACAAGACCAATCTGCAGAATTGTGTTAAAAATGGGTTCAAAACATCTACGTGTGGACATGAGAGAGATGCCGGAGTTGTTTGTGCAG CTTCAATTCGAGTTGTGGGTGGCTCAAACTCCTGCTCTGGGCGAGTAGAGATCTTCCACAAAGGCCAGTGGGGAACAGTGTGTGACGATGACTGGACATTGCAAAATGCTAAAGTTGTGTGCCGACAGTTGGGCTGTGGCCAGGAACTGTCTGCTCTCACCAATGCCCACTTTGGGGCAGGTGAGGGTCCAATATGGCTGGACAATGTGGAATGCACTGGAGATGAGTTAGCTCTGTCGCAGTGTACACATCCAAATTATGGAATAAACAATTGTGGCCACAATGAAGATGCAAGTGTCATCTGTTTAG GTGCTCTCCACAAACCACAGTTAACCCTGAGCCCTGGTCCCGAGGTGAACTGGGGTGACCGAGTGGAGATGACCTGCACTGTGGTCACAGAACAGCTGGGCGGGACATTTGTGTTGAGTAACAGTCAAGGATCTTGGAAAACTGAAAAGTTTTCTGAAAGTGAAGCTGCAGTCTTTGTCCTTCCTAAAGTCAACTTCACTCAAAAAGGCTCCTACTTCTGTGAATTTAAGAAGAAACTGCAAAATCAAGTCATCAGTTTCCCTCAATCAAATGTTGTTGATTTGACcgttaaaa TCAAATTGGAAAAACCCAGCATCACCTTGACCTCCCCGCACGCCATGTTGATCTACAGCCCTGAGAAGTTATCGATTAAAAAAGGGGACTACTTTTTTATCACTTGCTCTGTTCATTCTACCTATCCTGGAGGCTACTTTTACCTCACCAAATCTAACACCAGCAGAAGTGAACCCAAAGCAGCATTTGGTCATTCTATATTTTACATGGCCAATTTTGAATTTCCATCAATACAGTATGAACACCAAGGACTGTATAGCTGCGTGTATGCCATGAACATCTCGTCACAATCTTTCTTTTCAGATGAATCCAAAACTATTCAAGTCACTGTAGTTG ATGgttcctcttcctccactgtCTCTGGTATTATTGCTGGTGTAGTGGTATTGGTGATAGTACTGGTCATCGGTTACAtgctctggaggaggaggagatggggtgCTG GTACCATGGTGACCTTTAATAACAAGTTGGATGGagcaatacaacaaaatatggaagagagaaggaacagaCCTTTAGACAACAG ACACCCTGGTGCCCAGACTCACCGGGAATTCAATCGTGTTTTGGAGGATAAAAATGCAGAGGTGGACTTGGATAACACTGTGGAGAGGGTCCCTGAAGATTTAGCTGGTAGAGTTTGTTATGAGCTCGAACCACTTGTTACTCCATAA
- the LOC117393062 gene encoding deleted in malignant brain tumors 1 protein-like isoform X1 — MIFTSSEKNLFYWFIGFLSLPLVTECDKIRLVGPSRCSGRVEILHENTWGTVCDDQWSISNAEVTCRELSCGTVLETKAGAFFGQGKDQIWLDDVQCSGHESSILKCLHRPFGEHNCGHGEDAGVICSEYLRLVNGSNHCSGRVEIFRNGHWKRVCSLDWGEKEASIICKELHCGPPDLSQTLLFGAAAVEGGVKTSCAGNETSFSKCSHQELQERCVDATVVCSNRKPIRVVNGTTRCSGRVEIYHAGQWGTICDDHWGMQEANVACRELDCGNAVAVKYKAFYGKGTDQVWMDDIDCTGRENALSECPHRGFGENDCDHNEDAGLVCSESVRLINGTDRCSGRLEVFHNGQWSKICNSNWGSTQAKIVCRELECGAPQQLHETLNFGDSGAQRGYTASCSGSVDSISQCRIQESRGSCDGVFLSCAGVQPLRLANGTGRCSGRVEVFHDGQWGTVCDDMWDIHEAEVVCRAMDCGSAQMVTFSAFFGQGDGNIWLDDLNCLGNESSLVHCQHPSFGENNCGHGEDAGVICSENIRLTNGTDQCSGQVEIYHNEMWSAAVNVNWGMNEGTVICREMNCGDALSVSASGSRNELLGGVKVSCSGRESAVTECTLRQYTRTGSGHLGQASVVCSGNVKLMDGPNRCAGRVEVYKNGQWGNVCGESWDLNDASVVCQQLKCGKEHRISTAPDYGHGSGQVWVEQIECSGRETAISQCPQNPFVDRTCNITSLAGLVCSDSLNVRLAEGSDACSGRVEVLSGAVWATVCDVDWTLEKAEVVCETIECGYAVNAPGEAHFNPGTGLVIDSINPCFTNKTNLQNCVKNGFKTSTCGHERDAGVVCAASIRVVGGSNSCSGRVEIFHKGQWGTVCDDDWTLQNAKVVCRQLGCGQELSALTNAHFGAGEGPIWLDNVECTGDELALSQCTHPNYGINNCGHNEDASVICLGALHKPQLTLSPGPEVNWGDRVEMTCTVVTEQLGGTFVLSNSQGSWKTEKFSESEAAVFVLPKVNFTQKGSYFCEFKKKLQNQVISFPQSNVVDLTVKIKLEKPSITLTSPHAMLIYSPEKLSIKKGDYFFITCSVHSTYPGGYFYLTKSNTSRSEPKAAFGHSIFYMANFEFPSIQYEHQGLYSCVYAMNISSQSFFSDESKTIQVTVVDGSSSSTVSGIIAGVVVLVIVLVIGYMLWRRRRWGAGTMVTFNNKLDGAIQQNMEERRNRPLDNSRHPGAQTHREFNRVLEDKNAEVDLDNTVERVPEDLAGRVCYELEPLVTP, encoded by the exons ATGATCTTTACTTCGTCTGAAAAGAACttattttattggtttattg GTTTTCTAAGTCTGCCACTAGTTACAG AGTGTGACAAAATCCGGCTGGTGGGACCTTCAAGGTGCTCTGGTAGAGTGGAGATCTTACATGAGAATACCTGGGGTACCGTGTGTGACGACCAGTGGAGCATCTCCAATGCAGAGGTGACGTGTCGAGAGCTGAGCTGTGGAACGGTGCTGGAAACCAAAGCTGGGGCCTTCTTTGGGCAGGGGAAAGACCAGATCTGGTTGGACGATGtgcagtgttctggacatgAGTCTTCTATCCTCAAGTGTCTCCACAGACCCTTTGGGGAACACAACTGTGGCCATGGAGAAGATGCAGGAGTCATCTGTTCAG AATATTTGCGACTGGTGAATGGCAGTAACCACTGCAGTGGTCGAGTGGAAATCTTCCGTAACGGCCATTGGAAGAGGGTGTGCTCATTGGACTGGGGGGAGAAGGAGGCAAGTATCATCTGTAAGGAGCTGCACTGTGGTCCTCCTGATCTTTCTCAAACACTCCTCTTTGGAGCTGCAGCCGTAGAAGGCGGAGTCAAAACCAGCTGTGCAGGAAACGAGACCTCTTTCTCCAAGTGCAGTCATCAAGAACTGCAGGAACGCTGTGTGGATGCTACTGTTGTTTGCTCAA ACCGTAAACCAATCCGAGTGGTCAATGGAACCACCAGGTGCTCGGGTCGAGTTGAGATCTACCATGCTGGACAGTGGGGCACCATCTGTGATGATCACTGGGGCATGCAGGAGGCCAATGTAGCCTGCCGGGAGTTAGACTGTGGAAATGCAGTGGCGGTCAAATACAAAGCATTCTATGGCAAGGGCACTGACCAGGTTTGGATGGATGATATTGACTGCACTGGGAGGGAAAATGCTCTGTCTGAGTGTCCACACAGAGGTTTTGGGGAGAATGACTGTGACCACAATGAAGATGCAGGTCTAGTATGCTCGG AATCAGTCAGACTGATCAACGGCACTGACCGCTGTTCTGGCAGATTGGAAGTTTTTCATAATGGTCAATGGAGCAAGATCTGCAACAGTAACTGGGGCAGCACCCAAGCTAAGATAGTGTGCAGGGAACTGGAATGTGGAGCCCCTCAACAGCTTCATGAAACTCTGAATTTTGGAGACAGTGGGGCACAAAGAGGTTACACAGCCAGCTGCTCTGGAAGTGTGGACTCAATCTCTCAATGCAGAATACAGGAGAGCAGAGGGTCCTGTGATGGAGTTTTTCTGTCATGTGCAG GTGTGCAGCCCTTGAGGCTGGCCAATGGTACTGGCCGCTGCTCTGGCCGAGTGGAGGTGTTTCATGATGGTCAGTGGGGAACTGTGTGCGATGACATGTGGGACATACATGAGGCTGAGGTTGTGTGCCGCGCCATGGACTGCGGCTCTGCTCAGATGGTCACATTCAGCGCCTTCTTTGGCCAGGGTGATGGGAACATCTGGCTCGATGACTTGAACTGTTTGGGAAATGAGTCCTCTCTTGTGCACTGTCAGCACCCTTCTTTTGGAGAAAATAACTGTGGTCACGGGGAAGATGCTGGTGTTATCTGCTCAG AAAATATCCGACTGACCAATGGGACAGACCAGTGCTCTGGCCAAGTGGAGATCTACCATAATGAGATGTGGTCCGCTGCTGTGAATGTAAACTGGGGAATGAATGAGGGTACGGTGATTTGTAGAGAAATGAACTGTGGGGACGCTTTGTCTGTGTCGGCGTCTGGGTCTCGCAATGAGCTGCTGGGAGGTGTCAAAGTCAGCTGCAGTGGCAGAGAGAGTGCTGTCACTGAGTGCACACTCCGACAGTACACCAGGACTGGCAGTGGCCATCTTGGACAGGCCTCTGTAGTTTGTTCAG GTAATGTAAAATTAATGGATGGGCCCAATCGCTGCGCTGGCAGAGTGGAGGTGTACAAAAATGGCCAGTGGGGTAACGTGTGTGGGGAGTCATGGGACCTGAATGACGCCTCAGTGGTCTGCCAGCAGCTCAAGTGTGGGAAAGAACACAGGATCAGCACCGCTCCGGACTACGGCCATGGGTCAGGGCAGGTCTGGGTGGAGCAGATCGAGTGTAGTGGGCGAGAGACAGCCATATCTCAGTGTCCACAAAATCCATTTGTAGACAGGACCTGCAACATAACCTCACTGGCTGGATTGGTTTGTTCTG ACAGCTTGAACGTTCGTTTGGCTGAAGGAAGCGACGCTTGCTCTGGGAGGGTGGAGGTGCTGTCTGGTGCAGTTTGGGCGACCGTTTGTGATGTGGATTGGACACTTGAGAAAGCAGAGGTGGTGTGTGAGACCATTGAGTGTGGATACGCCGTGAATGCACCCGGGGAAGCCCACTTTAACCCAGGAACAGGGCTCGTTATAGACTCCATCAACCCATGTTTTACAAACAAGACCAATCTGCAGAATTGTGTTAAAAATGGGTTCAAAACATCTACGTGTGGACATGAGAGAGATGCCGGAGTTGTTTGTGCAG CTTCAATTCGAGTTGTGGGTGGCTCAAACTCCTGCTCTGGGCGAGTAGAGATCTTCCACAAAGGCCAGTGGGGAACAGTGTGTGACGATGACTGGACATTGCAAAATGCTAAAGTTGTGTGCCGACAGTTGGGCTGTGGCCAGGAACTGTCTGCTCTCACCAATGCCCACTTTGGGGCAGGTGAGGGTCCAATATGGCTGGACAATGTGGAATGCACTGGAGATGAGTTAGCTCTGTCGCAGTGTACACATCCAAATTATGGAATAAACAATTGTGGCCACAATGAAGATGCAAGTGTCATCTGTTTAG GTGCTCTCCACAAACCACAGTTAACCCTGAGCCCTGGTCCCGAGGTGAACTGGGGTGACCGAGTGGAGATGACCTGCACTGTGGTCACAGAACAGCTGGGCGGGACATTTGTGTTGAGTAACAGTCAAGGATCTTGGAAAACTGAAAAGTTTTCTGAAAGTGAAGCTGCAGTCTTTGTCCTTCCTAAAGTCAACTTCACTCAAAAAGGCTCCTACTTCTGTGAATTTAAGAAGAAACTGCAAAATCAAGTCATCAGTTTCCCTCAATCAAATGTTGTTGATTTGACcgttaaaa TCAAATTGGAAAAACCCAGCATCACCTTGACCTCCCCGCACGCCATGTTGATCTACAGCCCTGAGAAGTTATCGATTAAAAAAGGGGACTACTTTTTTATCACTTGCTCTGTTCATTCTACCTATCCTGGAGGCTACTTTTACCTCACCAAATCTAACACCAGCAGAAGTGAACCCAAAGCAGCATTTGGTCATTCTATATTTTACATGGCCAATTTTGAATTTCCATCAATACAGTATGAACACCAAGGACTGTATAGCTGCGTGTATGCCATGAACATCTCGTCACAATCTTTCTTTTCAGATGAATCCAAAACTATTCAAGTCACTGTAGTTG ATGgttcctcttcctccactgtCTCTGGTATTATTGCTGGTGTAGTGGTATTGGTGATAGTACTGGTCATCGGTTACAtgctctggaggaggaggagatggggtgCTG GTACCATGGTGACCTTTAATAACAAGTTGGATGGagcaatacaacaaaatatggaagagagaaggaacagaCCTTTAGACAACAG CAGACACCCTGGTGCCCAGACTCACCGGGAATTCAATCGTGTTTTGGAGGATAAAAATGCAGAGGTGGACTTGGATAACACTGTGGAGAGGGTCCCTGAAGATTTAGCTGGTAGAGTTTGTTATGAGCTCGAACCACTTGTTACTCCATAA
- the zgc:153284 gene encoding SH3 domain-binding glutamic acid-rich-like protein 3, protein MALLVFYSSVSGNMEMKKRQEWIFSVFTAKNIAFKAVDISQNSDDKELMRKIVGDPTALPPQICRGDTYCGDYTSFQNAIEEERLEAFLKM, encoded by the exons ATGGCCCTTCTTGTGTTTTACTCCAGTGTCAGTGGAAATATGGAG ATGAAGAAAAGACAAGAATGGATCTTTAGTGTCTTTACAGCTAAAAACATAGCTTTTAAAGCTGTGGATATTTCTCAGAATTCTGATGACAAAGAGTTAATGAGAAAGATCGTAGGCGATCCCACTGCTCTTCCACCGCAAATCTGCAGAGGTGACACCTACTGTGGG GACTACACAAGTTTTCAGAATGCAATTGAAGAAGAACGTCTAGAAGCCtttctaaaaatgtaa
- the rps12 gene encoding 40S ribosomal protein S12, whose protein sequence is MAEEGIAAGGVMDVNTALPEVLKTALIHDGLARGIREAAKALDKRQAHLCVLAANCDEPMYVKLVEALCAEHQINLIKVDDNKKLGEWVGLCKIDREGKPRKVVGCSCVVVKDYGKESQAKDVIEEYFKSKK, encoded by the exons ATGGCCGAGGAagg CATTGCTGCTGGAGGTGTGATGGATGTTAACACGGCTCTGCCCGAAGTGCTCAAGACCGCGCTCATCCACGATGGCCTGGCTCGTGGGATCCGTGAGGCTGCCAAAGCCCTAGATAA ACGCCAGGCTCATCTGTGTGTCCTTGCCGCAAACTGCGATGAGCCCATGTATGTGAAGCTGGTGGAGGCACTCTGCGCCGAGCATCAGATCAACCTGATCAAG GTTGATGATAACAAGAAGCTTGGTGAGTGGGTTGGTCTTTGCAAGATTGACCGTGAGGGCAAACCCCGCAAAGTGGTGGGCTGCAGCTGTGTGGTTGTGAAG GACTATGGCAAAGAGTCTCAAGCCAAGGATGTCATCGAAGAATACTTCAAATCCAAGAAGTAA